In one Kiritimatiellia bacterium genomic region, the following are encoded:
- the amrB gene encoding AmmeMemoRadiSam system protein B, which yields MNTTGIRRPAVAGMFYPSAAGELRAMISGWLQAVETAGPVPKALIAPHAGYIYSGPIAASAYARIQPARGRIRRVVLLGPSHRVAFRGLALSGARAFATPLGDVPVDAEAATPLAALRFVRVIDQAHAMEHSLEVQLPFLQMVLEDFQLVPLAVGDAEPEEVAEVLEALWGGPETLIVVSSDLSHYHPYKEARRLDEAASKAIEQLHPEELDPEQACGRLPIAGLLLAAQRHGLTVQTIDLRSSGDTAGPRDEVVGYGAYVFT from the coding sequence ATGAATACCACCGGCATACGCCGTCCCGCCGTGGCCGGGATGTTCTATCCCTCGGCCGCCGGCGAACTGCGCGCCATGATCTCCGGCTGGCTTCAAGCGGTCGAGACGGCGGGGCCGGTTCCCAAGGCCCTCATCGCCCCGCACGCCGGCTACATCTATTCCGGGCCCATCGCCGCGTCGGCCTACGCGCGGATTCAGCCGGCCCGCGGCCGGATCCGCCGCGTCGTCCTGCTCGGCCCGTCGCACCGGGTGGCGTTCCGGGGCCTGGCCTTGAGCGGGGCGCGGGCCTTCGCCACGCCGCTGGGGGATGTGCCGGTGGACGCCGAGGCCGCGACGCCGCTCGCCGCCCTTCGCTTTGTACGGGTCATCGACCAGGCCCACGCGATGGAGCACAGCCTGGAGGTCCAGCTCCCATTCCTGCAGATGGTCCTCGAAGATTTCCAGCTGGTCCCGCTCGCCGTCGGCGACGCGGAACCCGAAGAGGTCGCCGAGGTGCTGGAGGCGCTCTGGGGCGGGCCGGAAACGCTGATCGTCGTCAGCTCGGATTTGAGCCACTACCATCCGTACAAGGAGGCCCGCCGGCTGGACGAGGCCGCCTCCAAGGCGATCGAGCAGCTTCATCCGGAAGAGCTGGACCCCGAGCAGGCCTGCGGCCGCCTGCCGATCGCCGGGCTGCTCCTCGCGGCGCAGCGGCACGGGCTCACGGTCCAGACCATCGACCTGCGCAGCTCCGGCGACACCGCCGGGCCGCGGGACGAGGTGGTGGGCTACGGGGCGTACGTGTTCACGTAA
- the amrS gene encoding AmmeMemoRadiSam system radical SAM enzyme has product MAGDYPEGPVVPARYGRKLPDGRVQCTVCPHECRLKEGQRGICFVRACQGGELVLTTYGRSSGFCVDPIEKKPLNHFLPGTPVLSFGTAGCNLACRFCQNWHISKAREMDLLAERAGPEAIARAARRAGCRSVAFTYNDPVIFLEYAVAAAEACRREGIKTVAVTAGYIHGEARKEFFAAMDAANVDLKSFTDRFYRELCGGDLQTVLDTLLYLKRETRVWFEITTLLIPGENDSEEEVDALSRWVAAELGPDVPLHFTAFYPTWKMTDRPPTPAATLRRARQQALRAGLRYVYTGNVRDPEGAATRCHACGSVLIGRDGYDLTEWGLAEEGRCRRCGTACAGVFEEKPGAWGGRCVPVRPGS; this is encoded by the coding sequence ATGGCGGGCGACTATCCAGAGGGGCCGGTCGTGCCGGCCCGTTACGGGCGGAAACTCCCAGACGGGCGGGTGCAATGCACAGTCTGTCCCCACGAGTGCCGCCTTAAAGAGGGCCAGCGCGGCATCTGCTTCGTGCGGGCGTGCCAGGGCGGCGAGCTTGTGCTGACAACGTACGGCCGCTCAAGCGGCTTCTGCGTGGACCCGATCGAGAAGAAGCCCCTGAACCATTTCCTGCCGGGCACCCCGGTGCTGTCGTTCGGCACGGCGGGCTGCAACCTGGCCTGCCGGTTCTGCCAGAACTGGCACATCAGCAAGGCGCGGGAGATGGACCTTCTCGCCGAGCGGGCCGGGCCCGAAGCGATCGCCCGCGCCGCCCGGCGCGCCGGCTGCCGGAGCGTGGCGTTTACATACAACGATCCGGTGATCTTCCTGGAGTACGCCGTGGCTGCCGCGGAGGCCTGCCGCCGCGAGGGGATTAAAACCGTGGCCGTGACGGCGGGCTACATCCACGGCGAGGCGCGCAAGGAGTTCTTTGCGGCGATGGACGCCGCCAACGTGGACCTGAAGTCGTTTACGGACCGGTTCTACCGCGAGCTCTGCGGCGGCGACCTGCAGACCGTCCTCGACACGCTGCTATACCTCAAGAGGGAAACCCGGGTCTGGTTCGAGATTACCACCCTGCTGATCCCCGGCGAAAACGACTCCGAGGAGGAGGTCGACGCGCTGTCCCGCTGGGTGGCCGCGGAACTGGGGCCCGACGTGCCCCTCCACTTCACGGCGTTCTACCCGACGTGGAAGATGACCGACCGGCCCCCGACGCCGGCGGCCACGCTGCGCCGGGCCCGGCAACAGGCCCTGCGCGCCGGCCTGCGCTACGTCTACACGGGCAACGTGCGGGACCCGGAGGGCGCCGCGACGCGGTGTCACGCCTGCGGGAGCGTGCTGATCGGCCGGGACGGCTACGACCTGACGGAGTGGGGGTTGGCGGAGGAGGGGCGCTGCCGCCGCTGCGGGACCGCGTGCGCGGGGGTGTTCGAAGAAAAGCCCGGTGCCTGGGGCGGCCGCTGTGTCCCTGTGCGGCCGGGCTCCTGA
- a CDS encoding PilT/PilU family type 4a pilus ATPase encodes MSLLRELLTEAVRRGASDVHLKAHQPPLFRVHANLEDARPEPLTPEQLKDFVRELVPAHLQASIDHKHELDFSYRLEEVGRFRVNVFQSQGLPAVAMRHVKSKIPGFEDLHLPPILQKLAEVPRGIVLATGTTGSGKSTTLASMIQHINVHFKRRIITVEDPIEYEFEDAQSSISQREIGLDTVSFHTALKFMLRQDPDVIMVGEMRDAESFTAALAASETGHLVLTTLHTDTASQTLSRILNFFPHTERDQVRMSLANNLKAVICQRLIPAIRGGVVPATEIMINTPTVRKLIEKNSLEVLAAAIETGEADGMQTFNQAIYKMIKSGQITEEEGMARAGNVEQLRMNLKGIFLDESKRILAT; translated from the coding sequence ATGTCCCTACTGCGAGAACTTCTGACCGAGGCCGTGCGCCGCGGCGCCTCGGACGTCCATTTGAAGGCGCACCAACCGCCCCTCTTCCGCGTGCACGCCAACCTCGAGGACGCCCGTCCCGAGCCCCTGACGCCCGAGCAGTTGAAGGACTTCGTGAGGGAACTGGTCCCCGCGCACCTTCAGGCGTCCATCGACCACAAGCACGAACTGGATTTTTCGTACCGGCTGGAGGAGGTCGGCCGGTTCCGCGTGAACGTGTTCCAGAGCCAGGGCCTGCCCGCCGTGGCCATGCGGCACGTCAAGTCGAAGATCCCGGGGTTCGAGGATTTGCACCTGCCGCCCATCCTGCAGAAACTGGCCGAGGTGCCCCGCGGCATCGTGCTCGCCACCGGGACCACCGGCAGCGGCAAGTCCACGACGCTCGCGTCGATGATCCAGCACATCAACGTCCACTTCAAGCGGCGCATCATTACGGTCGAGGACCCCATCGAGTACGAGTTCGAGGACGCGCAGTCCTCGATTTCCCAGCGCGAAATCGGGCTGGATACGGTGTCCTTCCACACCGCGCTGAAGTTCATGCTCCGCCAGGACCCGGACGTCATCATGGTCGGCGAGATGCGCGACGCCGAGAGCTTCACCGCCGCCCTGGCCGCCTCCGAGACGGGGCACCTGGTGCTGACCACGCTCCACACCGACACGGCCAGCCAGACCCTGTCCCGCATCCTGAACTTCTTCCCGCACACCGAGCGCGACCAGGTGCGCATGAGCCTGGCGAATAACCTCAAGGCGGTCATCTGCCAGCGGCTGATCCCTGCGATCCGGGGCGGCGTGGTGCCGGCGACGGAGATCATGATCAACACGCCGACCGTCCGGAAGCTGATCGAGAAAAACTCCCTTGAGGTCCTGGCCGCCGCCATCGAGACCGGCGAGGCGGACGGCATGCAGACGTTCAACCAGGCCATCTACAAGATGATCAAGTCGGGCCAGATCACCGAGGAAGAGGGCATGGCCCGGGCGGGCAATGTCGAGCAGTTGCGGATGAACCTGAAAGGGATCTTCCTCGACGAGTCCAAGCGGATCCTGGCGACGTAG
- a CDS encoding PilZ domain-containing protein yields MRIGSASPVKKQEAVSVFVCDDNPVEQPEGFRVCPLGVQFYSPRRIPEFQIMEFRVALPTGKKGSEEIQCSGVVVHCKPLENRDMFRIWIKFLDLPDSKRDRIRCMAKAGKHLCPYCENF; encoded by the coding sequence ATGCGCATCGGATCGGCCAGCCCGGTGAAAAAACAGGAAGCGGTCAGCGTCTTCGTTTGCGACGACAATCCCGTGGAGCAGCCCGAGGGGTTCCGGGTGTGTCCGCTCGGGGTCCAGTTTTACTCGCCACGGCGGATTCCCGAGTTCCAGATCATGGAATTCCGCGTGGCGCTCCCCACCGGCAAGAAAGGTTCGGAGGAGATCCAGTGTTCCGGGGTCGTGGTGCATTGCAAGCCGCTGGAGAACCGCGACATGTTCCGGATCTGGATCAAGTTCCTGGACCTGCCGGACTCCAAGCGCGATCGGATCCGCTGCATGGCGAAGGCGGGCAAGCACCTATGTCCCTACTGCGAGAACTTCTGA
- the galE gene encoding UDP-glucose 4-epimerase GalE has protein sequence MKIFLTGGAGYIGSITSELLLDAGHEVVVFDNLERGHAEALDPRARFVRGDLRERGQILDALAAARPEAVMHFAAYALVGESMQDPQLYFRNNVAGGVNLLDAALAQKVRKFIFSSTCATYGVPDRLPMTEETAQRPANPYGESKLMFEKILAWAQQLHGIEPVFLRYFNACGATKKLGEDHEPETHLIPNVMRTALGRQPAVQMFGDDYDTPDGTCIRDYIHIVDLAQAHILALREGISGAFNLGNGEGFSVKQVIEAAREVTGLPIPVNQAPRRPGDPPRLVAAARKAAAVLGWKPKYPDLRTILQHAWAWHQAHPRGYAP, from the coding sequence ATGAAGATTTTCCTGACCGGCGGCGCGGGCTATATCGGCAGCATCACCAGCGAACTCCTGCTGGACGCGGGGCACGAGGTCGTCGTCTTCGACAACCTCGAGCGCGGGCACGCGGAGGCGCTGGATCCCCGCGCCCGGTTCGTCCGCGGCGACCTCCGGGAGCGCGGGCAGATCCTGGACGCCCTGGCCGCCGCCCGGCCGGAGGCCGTCATGCATTTCGCCGCCTATGCCCTCGTGGGGGAGTCCATGCAGGATCCCCAGCTGTACTTTCGCAACAACGTGGCCGGCGGCGTGAACCTGCTGGACGCCGCCCTGGCCCAGAAGGTCCGCAAATTCATCTTCTCGTCCACCTGCGCCACGTACGGCGTACCCGACCGGCTGCCCATGACGGAAGAAACGGCGCAGCGGCCGGCGAACCCGTACGGGGAGTCGAAGCTGATGTTCGAAAAAATCCTGGCCTGGGCACAGCAGCTCCACGGCATCGAACCGGTGTTCCTCCGCTATTTCAACGCCTGCGGCGCGACGAAAAAGCTGGGCGAGGACCACGAGCCGGAAACCCACCTGATCCCCAACGTCATGCGGACCGCCCTCGGCAGGCAGCCCGCCGTGCAGATGTTCGGCGACGACTACGACACGCCCGACGGGACCTGTATCCGGGACTACATTCACATCGTCGACCTGGCCCAGGCGCATATCCTCGCGCTGCGCGAGGGCATCTCGGGGGCTTTCAATCTCGGGAACGGAGAGGGCTTTTCGGTCAAACAAGTGATCGAGGCCGCCCGGGAGGTTACGGGCCTCCCGATCCCCGTGAACCAGGCGCCGCGCCGCCCCGGCGATCCGCCCCGTCTCGTGGCGGCCGCGCGCAAGGCGGCGGCCGTCCTCGGCTGGAAGCCGAAGTATCCCGACCTGCGCACCATCCTCCAGCATGCCTGGGCCTGGCACCAGGCCCACCCGCGGGGATATGCCCCGTGA
- a CDS encoding competence/damage-inducible protein A, whose translation MKPVVELITTGSELLSGRTVNRHAQVLGAHLDRLGFQLIRDTTVPDDLPAIRDVLKWALTRVDVVIVSGGLGPTSDDMTPEAVAGLFGRSVVVDAGSLEALRRRYERLGRAVTPAAERQARIVEKSVALPNPVGVAPGERLEVGGKTVFILPGPPAEFLAILEQHVLPWLDAALSDRPAPTQSLLMVCGLGESDIASVFEQAHFPPAGLQTAYCAAPGRIEVRFSAESTAGDPEAAAREAARLLGGHVYSVRREDLEEVVGRLLTLQSRTLAVAESCTGGLVGARITAVSGSSAYFRGGVIVYANDMKTAELGVPADLIDGKGAVSPKVAAHMARAVAAKFKSDYGLSITGIAGPTGGTPDKPVGLVYIALAEKDRVQVRRYRFGGDRERIREWSVRMALDMLRRRLQDVPETDDFGTDCTQD comes from the coding sequence GTGAAGCCCGTCGTGGAATTGATTACGACCGGCAGCGAGCTCTTGAGCGGCCGCACCGTCAACCGCCATGCCCAGGTGCTGGGCGCGCACCTGGATCGGCTGGGCTTCCAGTTGATCCGCGACACCACGGTGCCCGACGACCTGCCGGCCATACGGGACGTGCTGAAGTGGGCGCTGACCCGCGTGGACGTGGTGATCGTCAGCGGGGGCCTGGGGCCGACCAGCGACGACATGACCCCGGAAGCCGTCGCCGGCCTGTTCGGGCGATCGGTGGTCGTGGATGCCGGATCCCTGGAAGCGCTGCGCCGCCGGTACGAGCGGCTCGGGCGGGCGGTGACGCCGGCGGCCGAGCGCCAGGCGCGGATCGTGGAGAAGTCGGTCGCGCTTCCGAATCCCGTGGGCGTGGCGCCGGGCGAGCGGCTGGAGGTCGGCGGGAAGACCGTCTTCATCCTGCCGGGCCCGCCCGCCGAATTCCTGGCCATCCTCGAGCAGCACGTCCTGCCCTGGCTCGACGCGGCCTTGTCGGACCGGCCTGCCCCGACGCAATCCCTGCTCATGGTCTGCGGGCTGGGCGAGTCCGATATCGCCTCGGTGTTCGAGCAGGCTCATTTTCCGCCCGCCGGCCTCCAGACGGCGTACTGCGCCGCGCCCGGCCGGATCGAGGTGCGTTTCTCCGCGGAATCGACCGCCGGGGATCCCGAGGCCGCGGCCCGGGAGGCGGCACGGCTTCTCGGCGGCCACGTGTACTCGGTTCGACGCGAGGACCTCGAAGAAGTCGTCGGGCGGCTGCTGACCCTCCAATCCCGGACCCTGGCCGTGGCGGAATCCTGTACCGGCGGTCTGGTGGGGGCCCGGATCACGGCGGTCAGCGGCAGTTCAGCCTATTTCCGCGGCGGCGTGATCGTATATGCCAACGACATGAAGACCGCCGAACTGGGCGTGCCCGCCGACCTGATCGACGGGAAGGGCGCGGTCAGCCCGAAGGTGGCGGCCCATATGGCCCGGGCGGTGGCCGCGAAATTCAAAAGCGACTATGGCCTGTCGATCACCGGGATCGCCGGTCCGACCGGCGGAACTCCCGACAAGCCTGTCGGCCTCGTCTACATCGCCCTGGCCGAAAAAGACCGCGTGCAGGTGCGGCGATACCGGTTCGGCGGCGACCGCGAGCGGATCCGGGAGTGGAGCGTGCGCATGGCCCTCGACATGCTGCGCCGACGGCTCCAGGACGTGCCGGAAACGGATGATTTCGGAACCGACTGTACGCAGGATTGA
- the infA gene encoding translation initiation factor IF-1, with product MTNGAKEELIQVDGVVTKVLPATMYRVKLANGHEILAHISGKMRKHFIKITTGDKVTVEMSPYDLTKGRITFRHKF from the coding sequence ATGACCAACGGCGCAAAAGAAGAACTGATCCAGGTGGACGGCGTGGTGACCAAGGTCCTGCCCGCCACGATGTACCGGGTCAAGCTCGCCAACGGCCACGAAATCCTGGCGCATATCTCCGGCAAGATGCGCAAGCACTTCATCAAGATCACCACCGGCGACAAGGTGACGGTGGAGATGTCGCCGTACGATCTGACCAAGGGCCGGATTACCTTCCGGCACAAGTTCTAG
- a CDS encoding RluA family pseudouridine synthase: MKNRPITVSAAEAGAPLDIFLARRLNISRKQAKRLLDERLVFVNGRRTWMARHPLQPEDRIEIPGAAAAAPDTVDAPLPILYRDGNYLVVHKPAGLPTNGAGSVEERLRRLLRLPAAEAVHRLDRDTTGCLWFALNPASREIAVALFKERAVTKTYHAIVAGRIPAAGVTITDPLDGLPAVTHVKLLSGNPFASHVKILIETGRTHQIRKHMASIRHPVLGDKSYLTRDLDDPRLREVPRQMLHASGLAFPHPATGETIRVKAPLPADFKRTLNRLRLGL, translated from the coding sequence ATGAAAAACCGGCCCATCACGGTGAGCGCCGCCGAGGCCGGCGCGCCGCTGGATATCTTCCTGGCGCGGCGCCTGAACATTTCCCGGAAGCAGGCCAAGCGCCTGCTCGACGAACGGCTGGTGTTCGTGAACGGCCGCCGAACCTGGATGGCCCGGCACCCGCTCCAGCCGGAGGACCGGATCGAGATCCCGGGCGCGGCCGCGGCCGCGCCCGACACCGTGGACGCCCCCCTCCCCATCCTGTACCGCGACGGGAACTACCTGGTTGTCCACAAGCCGGCGGGACTGCCCACGAACGGCGCCGGCAGCGTCGAGGAGCGCCTGCGGCGGCTCCTGCGCCTGCCGGCCGCCGAGGCCGTGCACCGCCTGGACCGGGACACGACCGGCTGCCTCTGGTTCGCGCTGAATCCCGCCTCGCGCGAGATCGCCGTCGCCCTCTTCAAGGAACGGGCGGTCACGAAGACCTACCACGCCATCGTGGCGGGCCGCATCCCGGCGGCCGGCGTCACCATCACCGATCCCCTCGACGGCCTGCCGGCGGTCACGCACGTGAAGCTGTTGAGCGGGAACCCCTTCGCCAGCCACGTGAAGATCCTGATCGAGACCGGGCGAACGCACCAGATCCGCAAGCACATGGCGTCCATCCGGCATCCCGTCCTGGGGGACAAGTCCTATCTCACGAGGGACCTCGACGATCCACGGCTGCGGGAGGTGCCCCGCCAGATGCTGCATGCCTCCGGCCTGGCCTTCCCCCACCCCGCCACCGGGGAAACGATCCGCGTGAAAGCGCCGCTTCCCGCGGATTTCAAGCGGACGCTGAACCGGTTGCGGCTCGGGCTATAG
- a CDS encoding fused MFS/spermidine synthase, translating into MNGPRKLKAPLLVFVTGACVMGMELAAGRMLARAMGQSLYTWTSIIGLVMAGLSIGNSLGGRLADRWPERPLLAGALVLASLSCFLALPLHRAIAQWTWLWDFPGPVRILAHTAVVFLPPSLLMGAVPPVAARVALKDGAAPGRVLGRLYAWNALGSIAGTFAAGFFLVAAIGAPGTVLAAGAGLGFLVLALGGYGSVWALVAAVLLWAGLAPGSFATRVGLALRLREAPAAGVVYRDESQYSYIAVKATDDPAVRGLYLDKMMHSEMDIRDPLKLLYKYAWIYEAALDHFSPAPAPVSAFVIGGGGYTFPRYLVATRPGSRVDVAEIDPAVTRAAQAACGLAPDANIHVHHLDARNFVEDLVRRGTRGEEAPPYDYIFGDTFNDYSVPYHLTTVEFTRALAGLMTDRGLYMLNMIDRFDSGRFLAAIVATFREVFPGVYVYFCHRNLTSRGTYVVVGSRRALEASDLAAMTERLRQRPDFFGFLLSAEQVDGLLARTRARPLTDDYAPVENLLADVVRQDRPEGLDFEHIRNGLREAEQGRLDEAVREFERALELNPSNVKALYNLGVARMNQGELRKALQAFGAALEAEPENADVRNNAGVSLARLGMFDEAADQFEAIVRLRPEAVDARVNLAAIRAQQGRGDEARVLLEEALRLNPGHVQARQNLQALGGQAP; encoded by the coding sequence ATGAACGGCCCGAGAAAACTCAAGGCCCCGCTCCTGGTGTTCGTGACCGGCGCCTGCGTCATGGGGATGGAACTGGCCGCCGGGCGGATGCTGGCCCGGGCGATGGGGCAGTCGCTGTACACCTGGACGTCCATCATCGGGCTCGTGATGGCCGGCCTCTCGATCGGGAACAGCCTCGGCGGCCGGCTCGCGGACCGGTGGCCGGAACGTCCGCTGCTGGCCGGCGCCCTCGTCCTGGCCTCCCTGTCCTGCTTTCTCGCGCTGCCCCTGCACCGGGCGATTGCGCAATGGACCTGGCTGTGGGATTTTCCCGGGCCGGTCCGCATCCTGGCGCACACGGCCGTTGTTTTCCTGCCGCCTTCGCTGCTCATGGGCGCCGTGCCGCCCGTGGCCGCGCGGGTGGCGCTGAAGGACGGCGCCGCGCCCGGCCGCGTCCTGGGCCGGCTCTATGCCTGGAACGCCCTCGGCAGCATCGCGGGCACCTTCGCGGCCGGATTCTTTCTCGTGGCCGCGATCGGGGCCCCGGGCACGGTCCTCGCCGCCGGCGCCGGACTCGGGTTCCTGGTCCTGGCCCTGGGCGGATACGGGAGCGTCTGGGCGCTGGTGGCGGCCGTTCTGCTGTGGGCCGGCCTGGCGCCGGGCTCCTTCGCGACCCGCGTCGGCCTCGCGTTGCGGCTCCGCGAGGCCCCGGCGGCCGGCGTGGTCTACCGCGACGAGAGCCAGTACTCGTACATCGCGGTCAAGGCCACGGACGATCCCGCCGTGCGCGGGCTGTACCTCGACAAGATGATGCACAGCGAGATGGATATCCGCGACCCCCTGAAGCTGCTCTACAAGTACGCCTGGATCTACGAGGCCGCCCTCGACCATTTCTCCCCCGCGCCCGCGCCGGTCTCCGCCTTCGTCATCGGCGGGGGGGGCTACACGTTCCCACGCTACCTGGTCGCCACGCGGCCGGGCAGCCGGGTGGACGTCGCGGAAATCGACCCGGCCGTCACCCGGGCCGCGCAGGCCGCCTGCGGCCTGGCGCCCGACGCGAACATCCATGTCCATCACCTCGACGCCCGGAACTTCGTGGAGGACCTCGTCCGCCGCGGGACGCGCGGCGAGGAGGCGCCCCCGTACGACTACATCTTCGGCGACACGTTCAACGACTACTCGGTCCCGTACCACCTGACCACGGTCGAGTTCACCCGCGCGCTGGCCGGGCTGATGACCGACCGCGGGCTGTACATGCTGAACATGATCGACCGCTTCGACTCCGGCCGGTTCCTGGCGGCGATCGTCGCGACCTTCCGCGAAGTCTTCCCCGGCGTGTACGTCTACTTCTGCCACCGCAACCTGACCTCGCGCGGCACCTACGTCGTCGTCGGGTCCCGGCGCGCGCTGGAGGCGTCCGACCTGGCCGCCATGACGGAACGCCTGCGGCAGCGCCCGGACTTTTTCGGCTTCCTGCTGTCGGCGGAGCAGGTGGACGGCCTGCTCGCGCGAACGCGGGCCCGGCCGCTGACGGACGATTACGCCCCCGTGGAGAACCTGCTGGCCGACGTCGTCCGCCAGGACCGGCCGGAAGGGCTGGACTTCGAGCACATCCGGAACGGCCTGCGCGAGGCCGAGCAGGGGCGCCTGGACGAGGCCGTACGGGAGTTCGAGCGCGCGCTGGAACTCAATCCGTCCAACGTCAAGGCCCTCTACAATCTCGGCGTGGCGCGGATGAACCAGGGCGAGTTGCGCAAGGCGCTGCAGGCGTTCGGCGCCGCGCTCGAGGCGGAGCCGGAGAACGCGGACGTCCGGAACAACGCGGGCGTCAGCCTGGCCCGGCTGGGGATGTTCGACGAGGCCGCCGATCAGTTCGAGGCCATTGTCCGGTTGCGTCCCGAAGCCGTGGATGCGCGGGTCAACCTCGCGGCCATCCGCGCGCAGCAGGGCAGGGGCGACGAGGCGCGCGTTCTGCTCGAGGAAGCCCTTCGGTTGAATCCCGGCCACGTCCAGGCGCGGCAGAACCTGCAGGCGCTGGGCGGGCAAGCGCCCTGA
- a CDS encoding PEP-CTERM sorting domain-containing protein, which translates to MRKLMLVVAVLCGLALGASGEGISWFMNVGYANYGDGTTLLGGDVSSSIGCFVQLLWVGANGVADQAYASGDGTGSTDDVVIEWRWIGAGAAGGDDGWFSGGLTAAGGDVQSNRVYFARFWSDASPNYAAGSVPTSVTNRYANGPTWTYPHSDPVADDFDVTYGGDVDTTLTPLAIPEPGVLALVALGLIGLRLTRKQR; encoded by the coding sequence ATGCGTAAGCTCATGTTAGTCGTCGCGGTGTTGTGCGGTTTAGCGCTTGGGGCGTCGGGCGAGGGCATCTCGTGGTTCATGAACGTTGGCTATGCGAATTACGGGGATGGAACGACGTTGCTGGGTGGGGATGTCAGCAGCAGTATCGGGTGCTTCGTTCAGTTGCTTTGGGTCGGCGCCAATGGAGTGGCTGACCAAGCTTATGCTTCTGGCGATGGCACAGGTTCGACGGATGATGTCGTCATCGAGTGGCGCTGGATTGGCGCCGGCGCAGCAGGCGGCGACGATGGCTGGTTCTCCGGCGGATTGACTGCGGCGGGTGGAGATGTGCAATCGAATCGGGTGTATTTTGCCCGCTTCTGGAGTGATGCGTCTCCGAATTATGCCGCTGGCAGTGTTCCGACGTCTGTGACTAACCGCTATGCGAATGGCCCAACTTGGACCTATCCGCATTCCGATCCCGTGGCCGACGACTTTGACGTCACCTATGGTGGTGATGTGGACACGACCTTGACTCCTCTGGCCATTCCGGAGCCGGGCGTGCTGGCGCTGGTGGCGTTGGGCCTGATCGGCCTGCGGCTGACCCGCAAGCAGCGGTAA